The window CATTTCCCTCGTTTTTAAAATTCCGCTTTTTCCAAACGTCTTTTCATTCCCAAGGAACAAGTTTTCCGCCACCGTCAAGTCCGGTAAAATATTCAGTTCCTGATGAATGACCGCAATTCCAGCACGTTCCGCTTCTTTCGGATTTTTAAAATCGACTAGCTCGCCTTTCACTTTCACTTCACCTGTATCACGCGTATAAATACCGGTTAGTATTTTCATTAAAGTTGATTTACCGGCACCATTTTCACCCATAAGCGCATGAATTTCTCCCTTTTCTACAGAGAATTCCACGTTATTAAGAACGGTGTTTCCATTAAAAGACTTTGAAATCCCAGTCATTTCAATCATACTTCTTCACCCACTTTCTTTTCGCGATGGTTTTGCGGTGACAGTCACTAAGCATATTGCGAATACTGCGAATAGTGTCTGAATTGTCTAGGTGACTGTCACCCAACTCTTGCTTTTGCCAATCCGTTTTCCTTAAAATATGACGCCCGATTGCAAGACAATATTTGCATAAGGGGTTGCCTCGCCAGTACGAATGATGACTTTGGATTTGCGCGTCAGTTGTTTGAAATTCTCATGCGGCAGCTTTGTTATGGCTGGCAATTTACTATGAAGGGTTTCATACACCTTCGTATTTTGACTCTCCATTTCGCTCGCAATAAATGCATGTTCCACTTCCAAGTCTTCCAAAACCGTGCCTACTATTTCAGTAAACGAAGGTTTTCCAATCGTATAGGAAAGATCGATGCAACGGACCCCTTCCGGTATAGGCAAGCCGCAATCTGCTATTGTTACTTGATCGGTATGGCCAAGCTTCGCAAAAATGGCCGCCAGCTCACGATTCAATATGCCCTGTTTTTTCATCGTCGTTCACTCACAAGTCGCAGTTCAACATCTGCGCGTGCCGGCATGCCGCCTTGTGCGCCAAATTTCTCGACGGATAAGGATGCAGCTGCGTTTGCGAACTTAACCGCCTCAGTTAACTCAAATCCTTCAACAATTGCATACGCAAATGCACCGTTGAATGTATCTCCCGCTCCGGTTGTATCAACCACTTCTGTCTTAAAACCTTCTACGATAATGTGTTTTTTTCCATCGAAGTAACGGGCACCCGCACTGCCGAGCGTTACGATTAATTGATTTGGATAGCTTTCCAGCGCGGCTTCCATATCTAAACCAAAAAGTTGTTCACATTCGGTTTCATTCGGCGTTAGGTATGTTAGATAAGTCATGAATTCTTTTTGGAAACCTCCAGCAGGTGCCGGATTTAATAAGACAGGAACGTTCAGCTCAGCACAGATTTCCAACGTATGTTTTATCGTCGGGATCGGTATTTCGAGTTGCAATAAAACAAGCCTGCTCTTTTTAATCGTTTCTTTCATTTCATCGATACAGGCAGGCGTCAGTTCATAATTCGCTCCCGGTACGACGATGATTCGATTATCGCCATCCGATAACAATATATTTGCGATTCCAGAGGCTACCTCTGTACTCTCCGTTACTCCAGAAACGTCCACTGAGTTGACAATCAAGTTTTCGATTAATTCCTCTCCGAAACCATCGTTCCCAACATTCGCCACCATATGGACATTTCCACCGAGACGGGCGGTGGCAACTGCTTGATTTGCTCCTTTGCCTCCTGGTACGGTTGTGAATAATTGGCCTAAAACTGTCTCACCTTGCTTTGGAAATAGATCTGTTTGCACAACTAAATCCATATTGATACTTCCGACGACTGTAATCATTCCTGTTCACTCCTCGTTGTCCCTCGAATAATCAGTTCAACCGGAACTTGTATATCTCTTTCTTCGAGCTCGATTTCTTCAATTAACTTAATGAGCATCCGTGTAGTAAGTGCGCCCATCTTATAAATATCCTGCGCTACTGTCGTTAGTCCGGGCGTCAACATACCGCCAAGCGCAATCCCGTCAAACCCGACAATCTGCAACTCATCGGGTACGGCAATTCCTAGCGAGTGTGCGGCTTTCAACGCTCCTGCCGCAGACACATCACTACTTGCAAAAATGCCATCAATCTCTTTGTTTTCTGACAGGAATTTTCGTGCTATCTCTTCCGACTGTTCGAAATGGAATGGACACTCGATAATATGCGTCGCAATTCCTTTTCCTCTTATAGCCTCCAGAAAACCGTCAAGCCGATCATCTGCCGGTACTAGTCCTGCGGGTCCCCGCATGCAAACAATATGTTGACAACCTTGGTCAATTAAATGGGCGGTTCCTATACGTGCGCCTTCTTTGTTGTTCGATGAAACTGTTGGAATTGTTTCATCAATCATCCGGTCCAAAGCGACTATGGGCATATCCAATTTCTGATAGTAACTCGCCTGCAACTGATTGGTTGTAATAATGAAACCGGATACATATTTTTGTTTTAAAGTTTCGATATAATGAATTTCTTTTTCCGCTTTTTCATCCGAATTGCACAACACGACTGTATAGTCGTACGATAGTGCGATGTCTTCAACTGCACGTGCAAGTTCCGGAAAAAAAGGGTTCATAATGTCCGGTACAATTAAGCCGATTAGTTTCGTTTGCTTCGTACTTAATGATCGCGCCACAAGATTCGGTTTATATTCCAATTCCTTGATCGCTCGCTCAATCACTTCTTTTGCTTCTTTACTAACGTAGCCTTTTTTATTGATAAAGCGTGAAACAGTCGCTACTGAGACACCTGACTCTTTCGCTACATCCCGAATAGTAGCCAACTATTTCACCCTTTCTTCCCGCATGTGTAACCGGTTACACACACTATACCAAGCCATTGATTTGTTTGTCAATGAGAGTTTTAATCCAGTTAATCAAAATACAAAACAGCCGTAAGAGTGTGATCCACTCTTACGGCTGTTTTACTGTTATTCACTTTTTCTTTACTGCTTTTACAAACTGTTCTGTCCCATTCATCGATTCATCGTATAAATCTTGAGAAAGTCTTATTGTATTTTCGATTGTCGTAGACCAGTTTTCCTTCATTTCATTGAATGCATCCAAGAACAGTGTTTGTTGTTTGTTGATGTCCCCGATCGGGAATGCGTATTTTTCCAAGTGGGCAAGTTTCATGAAATTATTCACTTTATGATGATAGGAAATCGCCATAATAGGTGTTTCAGTACAAGTTGCCAAAATTAATGAATGGAGTCTTGTGCCAATGATAATATCCTGCTGTGCGGTAATTTCAAGGATTTTATCGGGCAGAAGATTATCATCGATAATGGAAATATTGTCTTTGTGTATCATTTTCTTTTCGATGTCTTTAGTGACATCAGCGTCTTGCGGGAATTTTGTTGCGAAAAATGTCAATTCAACATTGTGTTCCGCTGCAAGATTGTCCAGGTTCTTTGCCATGCCTTCTACATAATCGTTATAGATTGCAGGATTCCCTTCTGGCCAATACCCCGCATTGTAATAGGGGACAGCGGTAATACCGATTTTCGTCGGCACTTCCGATTTTTCAACACCCGTTTGACGGAGGGAAAACGCTGGATCGCCGATAGTCAAGACTTGCTCTTTCACGCCAATTGATTTCAAGAGGTTGGCCGATTCCGGATCACGTACCGAAATACTGTCTGCATGTTTTGCCATATAGCGGATGAACCATTTCCCTAAACCACTGCTAAGCGGACCTGCTCCGCATCCGTAAACGACGTAAGGAGTTTTCGAGTTTTTAGCCATCATCGCGTAAGATCCGAACAATGGTGCTTCCCGTTTATATAAATCCATCAAGATTCCGCCGCCGCCAATAATAAGAAGATCAAACGTCTTAACGATTCTCTTATTGTTTTGGTACGTTGCGAAAAATGTTTTTACTGCATTGCCACTTTTATAATACAGCGGAAAACTTGTGACTCCGTATCGTTCTGCTGTCTGTTTAGGATTGTTACTGAAGACCGTTAAATCATTGCTGTTTATCTTGAACGTTGACGTCACTTGTTTAATGATGCTGAGTAAAATTGCTTCATCACCGTTATTATCGTTGCCGTAATTGCCTACAATACCAATTTTCATTTCCCGACTTCCTCTACTACATGATGGTTTCAGTATAACATAGCTGTACTACTCCATGAATATGGAACCAATCATGAATGACTGGTTCCATCTTTTTTACTTATTAATACTGCGATACAAGAATGCGCTGAATTGCGCACGATTTACGGGTTTATTCGGCTCGAAATTGCCTTTTTCGTTCCCTGTTGTGATTCCGCTTTTCGCTAGAATATGGACTTGCTTATACGCCCAGTGGCTTGAAGGAACGTCTTTGAATTTCTTAGTCGCTTCGCCTTCTAGACTGTATGCTTTCACAAGGATTGCTGCCATTTGTGCTCGTGTTAACTGGCCTGCCGGGTCGAAAGTTCCGTCCCCTTTACCCCCTACCAGATTCGCATTTGCAATGGCGTTGATTTCATTGTAATAACGATGCTTTTTAGGTACATCTTTAAACTGCTGTGCGCTGGCTTTTGTTGTGTCCAAGTTGAACACCCGGCTCAAGATGACTGCCGCATGTTCCCGTGACAACGTATTCCCCGGGTTGAATTTACCATCCAAGTCCCCTTTAATATACCCAAGATCTTTCAAAAAACTGATTTCAGTATAGTATGCATAAGTAGATGAGATATCTGTGAACGCTGGTGTATTGTCAGTTAATGTGATTGGAATATTGGCTGTTTTCGATCCCAGTGTCACGTTTACTGAACCTTTTCCTGCTTTATTGACGGCTTTAAAGCTTCCGGACTGTGTAATCGTTCCGATATCCCCTGTAACGCTCCATTTCAATTGTTCAGGCGAATAAATAATCGGTTTCCCTTGTACATCCGTTGCATTTGCTTTGAATGTAACACTTCCACCGGGAGCCACTTTTGTTGTTGAAGGTGAAATCGTCAATTTTGCTGGTGCATCGACAACTGATACAGGGAATGATTGTTTTGCATTTCCATATTCTATGGAAACGCGATCTTCTCCAGCTTTCACTGCACTGTACGACAGCCCAGAACCGGTAACACTGCCTTTTTCTGATGTTACTTGAATCTGACTGTTATCTACTTTTAATGGATTGTAATAAGCATCAAGTACATGGTTCACTGTCAAAGAAGTTTTCGAACCTACAAGCATCGTGCCGACTTGATTGCGCGAAACGCTAATTTGAGCAGGCTCGCTTACAGGTGCAGTACTGATTGCTTCAATGATTGCGGATACTCTTCGTTCCGCAGAATTTGTCGTCCGGTTTGCCAACACAACCGTATTGCTACCGTGATTTCGCACACCCATGGCTGTTGAGCCGCCGCCATCAAAATTAAGTGCCCGATCGTAGCCTTGCGCAGCTAAATAATTTGCGAATTGTGTAAGTGACATCCCGTTACTGTAACCCTTAAGATTATCCACTGTTACAAGATGCACTTGTTTTTTATCTTTACTAATAGCAATTGCTGTACGTGCAGTTAATGTACTTGCCCGCCAATTGGATGTGTTCATTGTAATGTTTGGCTTGCCGTCCTTCAAAAGCATCGGACCGCTCGCCAGCATGAACTCGGAATCCATCCATTTATCATCGATAGACAATGCAAGGGATACATCTTCCCCTACTTGCATATTTTTAAATTTCTCAAGGCCTTTTCCGCCATGAACAGAGAGTACAAATCCAGTTTTAGGAATTTCTATTTTCTCTTTTGATCCATAACCACGTACTTTTACAACTTTCCCTGTCAGTTTCTGACCGTATTGTGTAGTAGTAATTGGCTGTCCAGTATCGACAACCACTTCAATTCCAAACTGATTGGAATTAGTGTATTTATCAATGTTTTGCGGTGTAAAAATAATTGTTTCATCATCTTGTCGCTGACGATTTATTCCCGTCAATAGATGATTTGTCCCTTTGTAATCCATCCGAACATTGAAATTAAACTGATCGATTTCAGCAAGCCCGTCT of the Sporosarcina sp. FSL K6-1508 genome contains:
- a CDS encoding polysaccharide pyruvyl transferase family protein, whose translation is MKIGIVGNYGNDNNGDEAILLSIIKQVTSTFKINSNDLTVFSNNPKQTAERYGVTSFPLYYKSGNAVKTFFATYQNNKRIVKTFDLLIIGGGGILMDLYKREAPLFGSYAMMAKNSKTPYVVYGCGAGPLSSGLGKWFIRYMAKHADSISVRDPESANLLKSIGVKEQVLTIGDPAFSLRQTGVEKSEVPTKIGITAVPYYNAGYWPEGNPAIYNDYVEGMAKNLDNLAAEHNVELTFFATKFPQDADVTKDIEKKMIHKDNISIIDDNLLPDKILEITAQQDIIIGTRLHSLILATCTETPIMAISYHHKVNNFMKLAHLEKYAFPIGDINKQQTLFLDAFNEMKENWSTTIENTIRLSQDLYDESMNGTEQFVKAVKKK
- the rbsK gene encoding ribokinase: MITVVGSINMDLVVQTDLFPKQGETVLGQLFTTVPGGKGANQAVATARLGGNVHMVANVGNDGFGEELIENLIVNSVDVSGVTESTEVASGIANILLSDGDNRIIVVPGANYELTPACIDEMKETIKKSRLVLLQLEIPIPTIKHTLEICAELNVPVLLNPAPAGGFQKEFMTYLTYLTPNETECEQLFGLDMEAALESYPNQLIVTLGSAGARYFDGKKHIIVEGFKTEVVDTTGAGDTFNGAFAYAIVEGFELTEAVKFANAAASLSVEKFGAQGGMPARADVELRLVSERR
- a CDS encoding S-layer homology domain-containing protein, whose translation is MKRFSKQVAMTAVAATLLWTVPASASANQNALKSYPVSSGVTYSQYTQSSKNYINHLSVNLGDQYTKLQVGLPAPIAKTQATTALANRDSKDGNRVVGAINASFFDMNNGLPMYLISQGNEIVNGGVISNSTSNYVNQPIAFGVTKDGLAEIDQFNFNVRMDYKGTNHLLTGINRQRQDDETIIFTPQNIDKYTNSNQFGIEVVVDTGQPITTTQYGQKLTGKVVKVRGYGSKEKIEIPKTGFVLSVHGGKGLEKFKNMQVGEDVSLALSIDDKWMDSEFMLASGPMLLKDGKPNITMNTSNWRASTLTARTAIAISKDKKQVHLVTVDNLKGYSNGMSLTQFANYLAAQGYDRALNFDGGGSTAMGVRNHGSNTVVLANRTTNSAERRVSAIIEAISTAPVSEPAQISVSRNQVGTMLVGSKTSLTVNHVLDAYYNPLKVDNSQIQVTSEKGSVTGSGLSYSAVKAGEDRVSIEYGNAKQSFPVSVVDAPAKLTISPSTTKVAPGGSVTFKANATDVQGKPIIYSPEQLKWSVTGDIGTITQSGSFKAVNKAGKGSVNVTLGSKTANIPITLTDNTPAFTDISSTYAYYTEISFLKDLGYIKGDLDGKFNPGNTLSREHAAVILSRVFNLDTTKASAQQFKDVPKKHRYYNEINAIANANLVGGKGDGTFDPAGQLTRAQMAAILVKAYSLEGEATKKFKDVPSSHWAYKQVHILAKSGITTGNEKGNFEPNKPVNRAQFSAFLYRSINK
- a CDS encoding LacI family DNA-binding transcriptional regulator is translated as MATIRDVAKESGVSVATVSRFINKKGYVSKEAKEVIERAIKELEYKPNLVARSLSTKQTKLIGLIVPDIMNPFFPELARAVEDIALSYDYTVVLCNSDEKAEKEIHYIETLKQKYVSGFIITTNQLQASYYQKLDMPIVALDRMIDETIPTVSSNNKEGARIGTAHLIDQGCQHIVCMRGPAGLVPADDRLDGFLEAIRGKGIATHIIECPFHFEQSEEIARKFLSENKEIDGIFASSDVSAAGALKAAHSLGIAVPDELQIVGFDGIALGGMLTPGLTTVAQDIYKMGALTTRMLIKLIEEIELEERDIQVPVELIIRGTTRSEQE
- the rbsD gene encoding D-ribose pyranase; amino-acid sequence: MKKQGILNRELAAIFAKLGHTDQVTIADCGLPIPEGVRCIDLSYTIGKPSFTEIVGTVLEDLEVEHAFIASEMESQNTKVYETLHSKLPAITKLPHENFKQLTRKSKVIIRTGEATPYANIVLQSGVIF